The following are encoded in a window of Chitinophaga sp. H8 genomic DNA:
- a CDS encoding S41 family peptidase, producing the protein MKLKLLLGLAFLPTAISYAQTQQQTENLYTFARLYGYVRYFHPSDAVVMTDWDKLAIYGAQQVEKAANQQELQQTLEELFKPIAPSLQLFPTGSNPIFNQAAITPASTTGMKTVQWQYNGYGAGNNTETYQAVRTNSYIKAAPPKKQGSNFSTITNSIPAQLFRGRMVRYSAAIKAENLTEGTGQLWLRVDLDNKGQGFFDNMGNRPVTGRSESWRRDTIMGRIDANATMIAFGCFLMNQGTLLLDDVKLEIETEEGWQTIPAVNGDFEQDRPQEAPRAWYFNTEDLLFTVKTTDRQANTGTQSLLMERAAVPAPVQATTTLFKDNLPAGTTIKKDIGSGISIIMPVALWGDGHQTYPLTDTAQIARMNKDIASKIPERLSGNNLYVRLADIILTWNVFQHFHPYYKEWTTNWDQDLRQALKDCYNDKTADDFGTTLKTLTAKMRDGHIYVAYPAFKTMAYLPLKWEWLEKQLVITAVLSPETGLVPGDVITAINGQPVTSYINSTMLTVAAGTPNALMERTLTTLSSGPDTDSLLLSVSSDGSPNRSITLPFSMSANKYYTTRPPQVSYKEIDPNTIYVNLSEMPWEEIKPKLPALAAAKAVIFDLRGYPKDMNGFSIIPHLLQKSEDHQWMQKQELMLPDHEKAGWHKTGWKLKKATPHINGKVFFLTNGSAISYAESVMGYIKGMKLATIIGEPTAGANGDVTRVSLPGGYSFSFSGLKVTNHDGTQHFTKGISPDITVLRTIKGVRENRDEVMDKAIQLSK; encoded by the coding sequence ATGAAACTAAAATTGTTATTAGGGTTAGCCTTTCTTCCTACAGCTATCTCCTATGCCCAAACCCAGCAACAAACAGAAAACCTATACACCTTTGCCCGGCTTTATGGTTATGTCCGCTATTTCCATCCCAGTGATGCGGTAGTGATGACAGATTGGGATAAGCTGGCCATTTATGGTGCACAGCAGGTAGAAAAGGCCGCTAATCAGCAGGAACTACAACAAACCCTGGAGGAGCTGTTTAAGCCCATTGCCCCTTCCTTACAACTGTTTCCTACCGGAAGCAATCCCATATTTAACCAGGCAGCTATTACCCCTGCCAGCACTACGGGGATGAAAACAGTACAGTGGCAGTACAATGGCTATGGAGCAGGCAACAATACCGAAACCTATCAGGCTGTCCGCACCAATAGTTACATCAAGGCAGCTCCCCCCAAAAAGCAGGGATCTAATTTCAGCACGATCACCAACTCCATACCTGCCCAGCTTTTCCGGGGCCGGATGGTACGCTATAGTGCAGCGATAAAAGCAGAAAACCTGACCGAAGGTACTGGCCAGCTGTGGTTAAGAGTGGATCTTGACAATAAGGGGCAAGGCTTTTTTGATAACATGGGCAATCGTCCCGTAACCGGTCGTAGTGAAAGCTGGCGCCGGGACACCATTATGGGCAGGATAGATGCCAATGCCACCATGATCGCTTTCGGATGTTTTCTTATGAACCAGGGGACCCTGTTACTGGATGACGTTAAACTGGAAATCGAAACCGAAGAGGGCTGGCAAACCATCCCGGCTGTGAATGGTGATTTTGAACAGGACCGGCCACAAGAAGCGCCACGCGCCTGGTATTTTAATACAGAAGATCTCTTGTTTACCGTAAAAACTACCGACCGGCAGGCCAACACGGGTACACAATCACTTTTGATGGAAAGAGCAGCAGTGCCCGCTCCCGTACAAGCTACTACCACGCTTTTCAAAGACAATTTACCCGCTGGTACTACCATCAAAAAAGATATTGGCAGTGGGATCTCTATCATAATGCCGGTAGCACTCTGGGGAGATGGACATCAAACCTATCCTCTTACGGATACTGCACAAATTGCCCGCATGAATAAAGATATTGCTTCAAAAATACCGGAGCGCCTGTCGGGCAACAATCTATATGTAAGGCTGGCCGATATTATCCTTACCTGGAATGTATTCCAGCATTTCCATCCTTATTATAAAGAATGGACCACCAATTGGGACCAGGACCTGCGCCAGGCACTGAAAGACTGTTATAATGATAAAACCGCGGATGATTTTGGTACCACCTTAAAAACACTCACCGCCAAAATGCGGGATGGACACATTTATGTTGCCTATCCTGCTTTCAAAACAATGGCATACCTGCCATTAAAATGGGAATGGCTCGAAAAACAACTGGTAATTACGGCCGTTTTATCTCCGGAAACAGGTTTAGTACCCGGCGATGTGATCACGGCTATTAATGGGCAACCGGTAACCAGCTATATCAACAGCACCATGCTGACAGTAGCTGCCGGTACCCCCAATGCATTAATGGAGCGTACCCTCACCACCCTGTCTTCCGGTCCTGATACCGACAGTCTGCTGTTATCAGTTAGCTCCGACGGGAGTCCAAACCGCTCAATAACACTGCCATTTAGTATGAGTGCCAATAAGTATTATACTACCCGGCCTCCCCAGGTTAGTTATAAAGAAATTGATCCGAATACCATATACGTCAACCTGAGCGAAATGCCCTGGGAAGAAATAAAACCTAAGCTGCCGGCACTGGCTGCGGCAAAGGCAGTGATCTTTGATTTAAGAGGTTACCCAAAAGACATGAATGGATTTTCTATTATCCCCCACTTACTACAAAAATCCGAAGATCATCAATGGATGCAAAAGCAAGAGCTGATGCTGCCTGACCATGAAAAAGCCGGATGGCATAAAACGGGATGGAAGCTCAAAAAAGCGACCCCTCATATCAATGGGAAAGTGTTTTTCCTCACCAACGGCAGTGCTATCAGTTATGCAGAATCTGTAATGGGATATATCAAAGGAATGAAACTGGCTACCATTATAGGCGAACCTACCGCCGGCGCTAACGGGGATGTTACCCGGGTTTCATTACCAGGGGGCTACAGCTTCAGCTTCTCCGGACTAAAAGTGACCAATCACGATGGCACCCAACATTTCACCAAAGGCATCTCACCTGACATCACCGTATTGAGAACAATAAAGGGTGTCCGGGAAAACCGGGATGAAGTAATGGATAAGGCCATACAGCTGAGCAAATAA